CACCCTCTCCATTGCCGATGCCTCAGCTAATGAAGCCACCGGACAGATTACATTCACCGTCACCGCTTCCGACTATATTCAGGAAGCATTCACAGCTGATTTCACTACTGCTGATGAATCCACTCCCTCTGCTGTAGCAGATACTGATTATACAACACTCAACTCTCCTGATTATTTACTAGACTTCAGCAGCAGTCTGACACAGACTATTACTGTCAGTATTATCGATGATGACATCGTTGAACTGGATGAAATCCTCCTGCTCAACATGACGAACCTTCAAGGAGTAATCACGGGAGACCTTTCCATTTCCGAAGGAGAGGCCACCGGCACCATCATCAATGATGAGTCAGCATATATCTCTATCGCTGATGTGACAGAGAACGAAGGCCATTCAGGAGAGTTGCCTTTTGTGTTCACGATTTCTCTGGATAAAGAATTAGACGCGGATGTGACATTCCTAGTAAACACACTGCTTGATGGTTCGAACACATCTGCCGCCGCAGATTTTATAGACTTAGATCCCAAAAACCAGTCATACACAATTCGAGCTGGCGACATTTCTATTGACGTGAGTATCAACGTGAATGGCGATGCTGGCTTCGAACTCGACGAAACTTTTTTCGTACAACTGAGTTCCATCGATGCTGAAGGTCGCGATGTTCGAGTTCCCGAAAATCATAGGTCTGATGTAGGTTTGGGCACAGCAGGTGCGTTTAGTACGACAGGCAGTGCCAATGATATCGAGATCGCAGGTAATATCGCTTATGTTGCTGACGGATCTGCAGGACTCCGCGTATTAGATATCAGTGATCTTGATAACATCATAGAAATTGGGCACTATGATACCAGTGAAGATGCTTTAGTAGTCCGTGTCTCTGGAAGCACTGCCTTTGTTGCAGTCGGTGATGCCGGTTTGATTGCGCTGGATGTAAGTGATCCTGGTTCTGGAATCAGTCTCCTGGGATCTTATAATTCACCCGGCGAAGCCCAGGACATTCAGATATCTGGAACGACTGCCTATCTGGCTGATGGCTCTGCTGGACTGCTTGTGCTAGACATCAGCGACCTCGATATCATCAGCTTATCTGGTGCTTACGACACTCCAGGCAGTGCCTCAGCAGTCCAGGTAACGGGGACCACTGCCTATATAGCCGATGGTGATGCTGGTCTGATTGTGCTGGACGTAACGAACCCATCTTCAGGCATCAGTATGCTGGGATCTTTTGACACATCCGGGCAAACACTGGATGTAGAGGTATCTGGAACAACTGCTTATCTGGCCGATGGCTCCTCAGGACTCAAAGAGTTAGATATCAGTGACCTTGATATAATAACTCAGAGTAACTCCATTCCTCTTCCAAGCGGTCACATGCTACACAGTATTGAATTAACGGGGCACTTCGCTCTTGTCGCAGTAGGAGGATCAGCCCTGCAGGGCCTTCTCGTTTATGACCTGAGTGATAATTCGAATGGGGGTGGAGATTGGCGTGTAAAGCGGACCCACTTTGGCGCGGAAATGGGACCCACCTGGGGTTGGGTTAACCACGTGGGGTAACGTGGTGGTCAGTATGCCAAAGTGTGGAAGCGACTCAGGCTTTTTTGCGAGGTGGCTTCTTTTGTTTCATCGACTCTTTGAACCGATAGCTTTCACCATTCATCTCAAATATTTCACAATGGTGCGTTAATCGATCCAAAAGTGCTGCCGTCATCCGTTCGCCCTGAAAGATCTGGCCCCAGTCGCTGAAGGCGAGGTTGCTGGTGATCAGCAGACTTCGTCTTTCATAACGATCAGCAAACACCTGGAACAGTAGTTCCGCACCAGCACGGCTGAAAGACAGATAACCCAGCTCGTCGACAATCAGCAGATCGAGCTTGTCGAGCCTGTTCAGGAGACGCTCCAGACTGTATTGCTGTTGCGCGGTTTCCAGTTGATTGACGAGTGCCGCAGCGGTGAAGAATTTCGTTCGGATTCCTTCACGACAGGCGGCCAGGCCCAGTGCAATCGCCAGATGGGTTTTGCCCGTTCCCGGCTGACCAAGCAGACAGAGATTGGTATGTTGCCGGACCCATTCACCACGGGCCAGCTCCAACACCTTCTGTTTGTTGACTGATTTCATGGCCGCGAAGTCGTAATCTTCCAGCCCTTTTTCCACTGGGAACTGAGCCTGTTTGATCCGGCTGGTCAGCGCATTCGTGGACCGTGCCGCCACTTCCAGTTCAGTCAACTGCAGCAGATATTGCTCGAACGTCTGATTTGAGTTGGCCGCTTCGTGGGCCAACTTCTCGAACTCCGCATTCATGGCCGGTAACCTTAACTGCTTGAGATTGCTCTGCAGCAGTAGATTCGGATCGTTTTTCTTCTGTATTGTTTGTGGGGGCACGATGATCTCCTTGTGTTGACGTAGAAAGAAACAAATCAAAATGGTTCAGGCTCGGACAGGGAACCTGTACCGACAAGACCTCCGGACGACTCAATTCTTCTTTGCTCAGAGTTGCCGGAGAGAAATCAGGCTGATTGCGGGCATGCGCGGTACTGCGTTTGACCCGGCGAATGATCCGGTCGGCATCCGCTCCTTCGGGGCCACGCAACTGTTCGATGGTTTTCTGGACGCGCTGGACTGGATGTGCGGACAATAGCTGTAGCACTCGTACATATTGTTTTGCTCCCGCACATAAGCCATGCCGGTTTTCCAGCCGTTCGCGAAGTTCGTCAAACACCGGCGGTAGCTTCCACTGACGGTAGACGTTGGAATGATCTAACGCAGCCGGTCGCCGCCCCAAAGCTGCGAGGTAATGCAACGGGTTAAGAATCTGACACCCTTTCTCATAGCTTCTTTGATGGGTTGCCACCACAGTTCCCTTAAAGACCATTTCCACACGGTCAACGTAACCTTTGACGCTCACCGTCTGAAACGCACACTGTCGCGGCACGCTGTAATCCACGTTCTCAAACCGGGCGAACTGATACTTGTTGACCTTTACTTCCCGGCGGATGCACGGATCAAAGCGGTGCCTGGGCAACCCGGCGGCGTTTTGTTTGTCCTGTTCCAATCGTGTGCCGATGGTTTCTGTCTTACCACTACTGAGACGCTGCTGTTCCTGGAGGCAGCATTGCCGAAGATAGTTGTTGAGTTCCTCGAAATCTTCCATCTTGGGAACCGGAGTCGACCATTTCCGCTGCAACGTCTTCACGCGATTCTCAACGACCGGTTTTTCGTTCCCGCTGGCCGGCAGGCAGAACAGTGGTTCAAAGACATAATGACTTGCCAGGGCTGCATAACGTTGGTTGATTTTGCGACTCCGCCCGCTGAGCACCGCGTCGGCTACCGTTTTCGGGTTGTCCCACCAGACTTCTTTGGGAACGCGATCAAAATACTCGAACGCCTGCACCATGCCTTCCAGAATCGCTTCGGTCCGTTCCGTCGGTAGAGCGATCACAAAGGGGGCGTTGGAATACGACCAGACCAGAATCAACACTGAAACCCGTCGTCGTCCGTCGGGAAAATCGACATAAATCTTGCCGAAGTCGGCTTCCAGCCGTTGGCCCGGTTGGTGATCAAGCGGGATGAATGTTTCACGTTTATTGGTTCGGTGCTTCCGCACGAATCGACAAACTGCATCGTAACCGCCGAGATAGCCGTGCTCGTCCCGCAGTCGCTCAAAGATTCGTTGTGCTGTGTGCCGCTGTTTGGGTGGTTGCGATTCATCATCGGCGAGAATCTGTCGGATGGTCTCATGGAAGGGGCCCAGTCGGGGAGCCGCCTGAGTCTGGCGCTGCGAATATTGTTGCGGTTGCCCTGCACCGTGTAATACTTCGCGGATCTTTCGCCGTGAATGATGAAATGTCCGAGCGATTTCCCGGATGCTCATCCCGTCGCGATGAGCACGCCGTATACGTCCGTAATCGTCCACCGTAAGCATCCTTCACCCCGAAACTGAAGGTCAAAAGCCTCCAGTATCAGGAACTTGCTACGATGGGTCCATTTTACGCGCCAATAACTCCCCCAAAGTGGGTCCGCTTTGCACGCCAATCTCCATGGGGGCTTAGATAATTATAGACTCATCTTTGGAACTAACTCTACACAAGATGTACAAATTGTAGAAGACATAATCTATACCGCTTCCGGGAGTGCAGGGATGAGGGTCTATGATCTTGAAATTAAACCTCTGGCTCAGGGAACAATCCAGAACGACGACTATGCGTTCCTCTCCATCTATGGTCCTTCACTCGTAGTCGAAGAAGCCACTGATGTGGTCACTTACACTGTAACATTAGACCATGCACTTGATGAAGAGCTTTATGTCGATGTCAGATCGTCTGATGGCTCAGCCACAACCGCTGATTCAGATTATTTAGAAGTATTCGAAACTCTTCATTTCGCTGCAGGTGCCACAAGCCAGACTTTTGATGTGCAAATACTGGATGACATGAAAGTCGAAGACCATGAAACATTTAATCTGATTCTGGAAAATCTCAATTATATGGGAGATCAGCTCGTTGCGATCCACAATAGTCAGGACATCATCTCACCAGTAATCATCAACAGCGACGCGGCAACTCTGACAATTGCAGATGTCTCTGAATCAGAAGGAGACTCTGGAACTAAGATGTTCAGTTTTGAAGTCACGACGGATCACATAGTCGATGAGGATGTCTCGTTTGAATTCAATACGCTTGCCGGAACTGCTGACACAGACGACTTTGACTCCACCACCAGTGGTACCGCGACAATCCTTGCAGGGCAGAGCTCTGTGACAATTGATGTAGAAGTAATCGGGGACACAATCGTCGAAATGGATGAACAGTTTACACTCGAATTATCCTCTCTGATTTCAGGAGGACGTAATGTCCAGTTCGAAGGCGGTGAATCAACACTACAGGCTACAGGCACCATCACTAACGAGGATACGGCATCTATTACAATCATTCAGTCAGATGTCTCACATTATGAAGGGACTGATGGTTTAACGACAGACTTTGATTTCACTGTTCGTCTCTCAAATGC
The sequence above is a segment of the Gimesia algae genome. Coding sequences within it:
- the istB gene encoding IS21-like element helper ATPase IstB; protein product: MNAEFEKLAHEAANSNQTFEQYLLQLTELEVAARSTNALTSRIKQAQFPVEKGLEDYDFAAMKSVNKQKVLELARGEWVRQHTNLCLLGQPGTGKTHLAIALGLAACREGIRTKFFTAAALVNQLETAQQQYSLERLLNRLDKLDLLIVDELGYLSFSRAGAELLFQVFADRYERRSLLITSNLAFSDWGQIFQGERMTAALLDRLTHHCEIFEMNGESYRFKESMKQKKPPRKKA
- the istA gene encoding IS21 family transposase; protein product: MLTVDDYGRIRRAHRDGMSIREIARTFHHSRRKIREVLHGAGQPQQYSQRQTQAAPRLGPFHETIRQILADDESQPPKQRHTAQRIFERLRDEHGYLGGYDAVCRFVRKHRTNKRETFIPLDHQPGQRLEADFGKIYVDFPDGRRRVSVLILVWSYSNAPFVIALPTERTEAILEGMVQAFEYFDRVPKEVWWDNPKTVADAVLSGRSRKINQRYAALASHYVFEPLFCLPASGNEKPVVENRVKTLQRKWSTPVPKMEDFEELNNYLRQCCLQEQQRLSSGKTETIGTRLEQDKQNAAGLPRHRFDPCIRREVKVNKYQFARFENVDYSVPRQCAFQTVSVKGYVDRVEMVFKGTVVATHQRSYEKGCQILNPLHYLAALGRRPAALDHSNVYRQWKLPPVFDELRERLENRHGLCAGAKQYVRVLQLLSAHPVQRVQKTIEQLRGPEGADADRIIRRVKRSTAHARNQPDFSPATLSKEELSRPEVLSVQVPCPSLNHFDLFLSTSTQGDHRAPTNNTEEKRSESTAAEQSQAVKVTGHECGVREVGPRSGQLKSDVRAISAAVD